One Halioglobus japonicus DNA segment encodes these proteins:
- a CDS encoding glycerophosphodiester phosphodiesterase family protein, whose amino-acid sequence MKIHKPLSVAVALLTVAACSDSDPRPAVSASNLSVISTALPEGAPGEMPSLMFRAVLDVPQPRDVSINYSTKAESATPGDDYLDTAGEAVIRAGELEAFISVDLLGDAEEESAETFTLELSVLGNANLVDVTPTGTIANDDTVCDTPYSYTENPWRVFGADPLNYAHRGGVIDFPENTLFAYGEVAVVGADVLEMDVYQTADNELVVLHDLTVDRTTNGTGRVVDLTLAELKALDAAYWFVPGEGTPHDRPDDAYVFRGIATGDAPHRQVTAAKISRYLLWKRPCSVFPIT is encoded by the coding sequence GTGAAAATCCATAAACCTCTTTCCGTCGCCGTGGCTCTGCTTACGGTGGCGGCCTGTTCTGACAGTGACCCTCGGCCTGCTGTCAGCGCATCCAATCTCTCTGTAATTTCAACGGCTCTGCCGGAAGGCGCCCCGGGCGAAATGCCCAGCCTGATGTTCCGTGCGGTACTGGACGTACCTCAGCCGCGGGACGTCAGCATTAACTACTCAACCAAAGCTGAGTCGGCCACACCCGGTGATGATTATCTCGACACAGCGGGTGAAGCGGTGATTCGTGCAGGCGAGCTTGAGGCCTTCATCAGTGTGGATCTATTAGGCGATGCCGAAGAGGAATCGGCCGAGACATTTACCCTCGAGCTCAGTGTGCTGGGCAATGCCAATCTCGTCGATGTTACTCCCACCGGCACGATCGCCAACGATGATACCGTTTGCGATACGCCCTACAGTTACACCGAGAATCCCTGGCGTGTCTTCGGCGCCGATCCGCTCAACTACGCCCACCGCGGTGGCGTTATCGACTTCCCCGAGAATACCTTGTTCGCTTATGGTGAAGTCGCTGTAGTCGGTGCCGACGTGCTGGAAATGGACGTGTATCAGACAGCCGATAATGAACTGGTTGTGCTGCATGACCTGACCGTGGATCGCACCACGAATGGCACCGGCCGGGTAGTGGATCTCACGCTGGCTGAGCTCAAAGCCCTGGATGCCGCTTATTGGTTTGTACCCGGCGAAGGTACGCCCCATGATCGGCCCGACGACGCTTACGTTTTCCGCGGTATCGCCACGGGCGATGCCCCCCACCGCCAGGTTACAGCCGCGAAGATTTCCAGATACCTACTCTGGAAGAGGCCCTGCAGCGTTTTCCCCATAACCTGA
- a CDS encoding DUF2721 domain-containing protein has translation MDVSASTLAMTIHTAVAPVFLLAGIAGFLNVLSARLGRIVDRARVLEQRVTELEESVRLDVANAELRTLWRRVKIINWSIGLCTASALMVCLLVVSLFIGGMWTFNSDEVIVVFFVVALLLLIVALVLFLKEVQLATRLLQGSANA, from the coding sequence ATGGACGTTTCTGCAAGTACGCTGGCGATGACCATACACACGGCCGTGGCGCCGGTGTTTCTGTTGGCCGGCATCGCTGGTTTTCTCAATGTTCTGTCGGCCCGCCTGGGGCGCATTGTCGACCGGGCCCGGGTGCTTGAGCAGCGGGTGACCGAGTTAGAAGAATCGGTGCGCCTGGATGTGGCCAATGCCGAGCTGCGCACCCTCTGGCGCCGGGTAAAAATCATTAACTGGTCAATTGGCTTGTGTACCGCATCAGCGTTAATGGTGTGTCTGTTGGTGGTCAGCTTGTTTATTGGCGGTATGTGGACGTTCAACAGCGACGAGGTGATAGTCGTGTTCTTTGTGGTGGCCTTGCTATTACTGATTGTGGCACTGGTGTTGTTCCTCAAAGAAGTGCAGCTGGCCACGCGGCTGCTGCAGGGCAGTGCTAACGCTTGA
- a CDS encoding prolyl oligopeptidase family protein: protein MNLKPLLMAAALMGVNAVAETEDPFLWLEDIQGDRALTWVEQQNAVSTKRLMAEPAYQASYDSTLAILDSDDLIQRPIPVGDDVYNYRQNDAHPRGILRRTSAKSYRANEPEWETVLDLDALSKREGAPGYSRV, encoded by the coding sequence ATGAATCTCAAACCCCTGTTAATGGCAGCGGCACTCATGGGTGTGAATGCCGTGGCCGAAACCGAAGATCCCTTCCTCTGGCTGGAAGATATCCAGGGCGATAGGGCGCTGACCTGGGTGGAGCAGCAGAATGCGGTCTCGACCAAGCGCTTGATGGCGGAGCCGGCTTATCAGGCCTCTTATGATTCGACGCTGGCTATTCTCGACTCGGATGATCTTATCCAGCGCCCGATCCCGGTGGGCGATGACGTGTATAACTACCGTCAGAACGATGCCCATCCGCGCGGTATTTTGCGCCGCACCAGCGCCAAGAGTTATCGCGCCAATGAGCCCGAATGGGAAACTGTTCTGGACCTTGATGCGTTGAGTAAACGCGAGGGCGCCCCTGGGTATTCAAGGGTATGA
- a CDS encoding glycerophosphodiester phosphodiesterase family protein, with product MINVELKPDLDGVGDYEGQMASLLQRYGRASDVIAASFVDEAAMNFKAVAPCVHTSVPLDQGSALVLGSLGDGVIPPVPEHVAFQVPPDTSQITGSGQLPDDFFLEVVTEDFVADAHAANLAVQVWTINTCEDMLRMMAFGVDAIMTDRPVLLEELLNTPADQRSCE from the coding sequence CTGATCAATGTCGAGCTTAAGCCGGATCTCGATGGTGTGGGCGACTACGAGGGCCAGATGGCTTCACTGTTGCAGCGCTACGGCCGCGCCAGTGATGTGATAGCGGCGTCTTTCGTGGATGAGGCCGCGATGAACTTCAAGGCAGTGGCGCCCTGTGTACATACCTCGGTCCCCCTCGACCAGGGGTCTGCGCTGGTACTTGGGTCGCTGGGAGACGGGGTGATTCCACCCGTACCTGAGCACGTGGCGTTCCAGGTGCCGCCGGATACCAGTCAGATTACCGGGTCCGGTCAATTGCCGGATGACTTCTTTCTTGAGGTGGTCACCGAGGACTTTGTCGCGGACGCGCACGCCGCCAACCTGGCCGTGCAGGTGTGGACGATTAACACCTGCGAGGACATGCTGCGGATGATGGCCTTCGGGGTGGATGCCATTATGACGGACCGGCCGGTGCTGCTGGAAGAATTACTCAATACACCTGCGGATCAGCGCAGCTGTGAATAA
- a CDS encoding hydrogen peroxide-inducible genes activator: MISLKQIHYALAVERHLHFKKAAEDCNISQSALSTALSEMEKQLGFQVFERDNRKVLVTPLGQQVLERARQIKLQMEDLAKLADAQREPLSTPLTIGVIPTIGPYLLPKVLPALHQHYPALQLDIIEDQSAEVLDQLRRGALDAAIVALPYDCEGLLTFPFWREDLLWILNSEDAAASLRVASAKDLAETHLMLLKDGHCLTDHALSACQLESISPHKFSATSLSTLIQLVIGNIGSTLVPQIALEQLVSGDKRLASIPLEEPGPHRELAIAIRPNYPGMANIEALLALFQDQLAAA, encoded by the coding sequence ATGATCTCCCTGAAACAGATTCACTACGCGCTTGCCGTAGAGCGCCACCTGCACTTCAAAAAGGCGGCTGAGGACTGCAATATTTCCCAGTCGGCCCTGAGCACGGCCTTGTCAGAAATGGAGAAACAGCTCGGTTTCCAGGTGTTTGAGCGCGATAATCGCAAAGTACTGGTCACGCCCCTGGGGCAGCAAGTGCTCGAGCGCGCGCGCCAGATCAAATTGCAAATGGAGGACCTGGCCAAGCTGGCCGATGCCCAGCGCGAGCCACTGAGCACACCGCTGACCATAGGCGTGATTCCCACTATTGGCCCCTACCTGCTGCCCAAGGTGCTGCCCGCGCTGCACCAACACTATCCCGCCCTGCAACTGGATATCATTGAAGATCAATCGGCCGAAGTGCTGGATCAATTGCGCCGAGGCGCACTGGATGCCGCCATAGTCGCGCTGCCCTATGACTGCGAGGGCCTGCTTACCTTCCCGTTCTGGCGTGAAGATCTGTTGTGGATTCTCAACAGTGAAGACGCAGCCGCATCGCTGCGTGTGGCCAGCGCCAAGGACCTTGCGGAAACTCACCTGATGTTGCTCAAGGATGGCCACTGCCTCACCGACCACGCACTGTCGGCCTGCCAGCTGGAGAGCATATCGCCGCACAAGTTCAGCGCCACCAGCCTGTCGACACTGATTCAACTGGTCATCGGCAATATCGGCTCTACGTTGGTGCCGCAAATCGCCTTGGAGCAGCTGGTGAGCGGCGATAAACGACTGGCCAGCATACCCCTGGAAGAGCCGGGGCCGCATCGCGAACTCGCGATTGCCATCCGCCCCAACTATCCCGGCATGGCCAATATTGAAGCCCTGCTGGCGCTGTTTCAAGATCAATTGGCGGCTGCCTGA
- a CDS encoding prolyl oligopeptidase family serine peptidase: protein MNCLAPANQRCLLTLSPGGSDASQIREFDLQEKTFVKGGLHLPEAKSNVLWIDADSWLIGTDWGEGSLTVSTLPRQLKVLKRGQSLDQAQLLFEVGREDVIAYARGAEVKGKSYFVLTRAVDFFNGEQVLWDGEQLFPLALPQDIQIQAAFGDELLLKVPSDWSVAGQTIPGGALVSVDIEQLIAGKPVPTTLFSPSERVSLDWVQATNGELYYATLDNVTSRLYRASRTADGWDSENIQLPGLGVAANPFTCSCSSETLAHDHDGLYYQYEDFLTPDALYHTRDGRAPAAVKQMQPLFDAQSLSLQQLHATSADGTKIPYFLVGPHKTPSDGKAPVLLIAYGGFAVNYTPFYSAVTGKSWLENGGVLAVANIRGGGEFGPAWHQAAVQENHMKNFEDLIAVGEDLVDRKITSPQHLGIRGGSQGGLLVGGSLMLRPDLFGAAISQVPLLDMQRYTKLLNGASWISEYGDPDKPEQWAYIKTWSPYHLISKDNNYGEPFIWTTTRDDRVHPGHARKMVAKLQSYGHPVLYFENTEGGHGAGSTNEQRARASALEYAYLWSRLK from the coding sequence ATGAACTGCCTAGCGCCGGCCAATCAGCGCTGCCTGCTGACGCTGTCGCCCGGCGGCAGCGATGCCTCGCAGATCCGCGAGTTCGATCTGCAGGAAAAGACGTTTGTGAAGGGTGGTTTGCACCTCCCTGAAGCCAAGAGCAACGTGTTGTGGATTGATGCGGACAGCTGGTTGATCGGTACGGATTGGGGCGAGGGCAGCCTGACAGTATCAACGCTGCCGCGTCAGCTGAAGGTGCTTAAGCGCGGCCAGTCCCTGGATCAGGCCCAGTTGCTGTTTGAGGTGGGGCGTGAAGACGTCATTGCTTACGCCCGCGGTGCCGAGGTCAAGGGCAAGTCCTACTTTGTACTGACGCGTGCTGTCGATTTCTTTAATGGTGAGCAGGTGCTCTGGGACGGCGAGCAGTTATTTCCGCTGGCACTGCCCCAGGATATCCAGATTCAGGCCGCCTTTGGCGATGAATTACTCCTGAAGGTACCCAGTGATTGGTCCGTCGCCGGCCAGACGATTCCCGGTGGCGCGCTGGTGTCTGTGGACATTGAGCAACTTATTGCTGGCAAGCCCGTTCCCACCACGTTGTTTTCACCGTCCGAGCGGGTCTCGCTCGACTGGGTTCAGGCGACCAACGGCGAGCTCTATTACGCCACACTCGACAATGTGACCAGTCGACTATACCGGGCCAGTCGCACGGCCGACGGTTGGGACTCTGAGAACATCCAGCTCCCTGGCCTGGGGGTAGCGGCCAATCCCTTTACCTGCAGTTGCTCCTCAGAAACCCTCGCCCACGATCACGATGGTTTGTACTACCAGTATGAAGACTTTCTGACGCCCGACGCGTTGTACCACACCCGCGATGGCCGGGCGCCGGCGGCGGTGAAGCAGATGCAGCCGCTGTTCGATGCGCAGTCGCTCTCCTTGCAGCAGTTACACGCCACGTCTGCAGATGGCACCAAGATCCCCTATTTTCTGGTGGGGCCGCATAAAACACCCAGCGACGGTAAGGCACCGGTGCTGTTGATTGCCTACGGCGGTTTTGCCGTGAACTACACACCGTTTTACAGCGCGGTTACCGGCAAATCCTGGCTGGAGAACGGGGGTGTGCTCGCTGTAGCGAATATTCGCGGTGGCGGTGAGTTTGGTCCAGCCTGGCACCAGGCGGCGGTGCAGGAAAATCACATGAAGAACTTTGAAGACCTGATTGCGGTCGGAGAAGATCTTGTCGATCGCAAGATTACCTCGCCCCAGCACCTGGGCATTCGCGGTGGCTCGCAGGGCGGTCTGCTCGTTGGCGGCTCGCTGATGCTGCGTCCGGATCTGTTCGGCGCGGCGATCAGCCAGGTGCCGTTGCTGGATATGCAGCGATACACCAAGCTGCTCAATGGCGCGAGCTGGATCTCTGAATACGGTGACCCCGACAAGCCCGAGCAGTGGGCATACATCAAGACCTGGTCGCCGTATCACCTGATCAGCAAGGACAATAACTACGGCGAGCCATTCATTTGGACGACAACGCGTGACGATCGGGTGCATCCCGGCCATGCCCGTAAAATGGTCGCCAAGTTGCAGAGCTACGGCCATCCGGTACTGTACTTTGAGAATACAGAGGGTGGCCACGGGGCAGGATCGACCAATGAGCAGCGGGCCCGTGCATCGGCGTTGGAGTACGCCTACCTGTGGAGTCGTCTAAAATAG
- a CDS encoding HigA family addiction module antitoxin, with protein sequence MSKRTPHPGSLIPALILEPAGISQSMLARQLGFNQPQPVNELVKGKRGITPKMALLLERATRGEYNAEFWLLAQLRWELDQARRDMPRTRLAMVESVEAEMACNSDCDSLLELSAQLRA encoded by the coding sequence ATGAGCAAACGTACTCCGCACCCTGGTAGCCTGATTCCCGCGCTCATTCTCGAGCCCGCGGGAATCTCCCAGTCGATGCTTGCGCGTCAGCTGGGTTTCAATCAGCCCCAGCCAGTGAATGAGCTGGTGAAGGGCAAGCGTGGCATCACGCCCAAAATGGCGCTGCTGCTGGAGCGTGCCACCCGCGGCGAATACAATGCTGAGTTCTGGCTGCTGGCCCAATTGCGCTGGGAACTGGATCAGGCGCGCCGTGACATGCCGCGTACCAGGCTCGCTATGGTTGAGTCGGTCGAGGCTGAAATGGCGTGTAATAGCGATTGCGATTCACTGCTTGAGTTAAGTGCGCAACTTCGCGCATGA
- the katG gene encoding catalase/peroxidase HPI has product MDLSSLRVHDVRSNPYGADFDYVAEFSKVDYQALKNDIETTLTNSQDWWPADWGHYGGLMIRMAWHSAGTYRVHDGRGGADGGQLRFDPLNSWPDNGNLDKARRLLWPVKQKYGRSVSWADLMILAGNVSLESMGFQTLGFAGGRADDWEADEVYWGKETSMLSNEERYEGGELERPLAAVQMGLIYVNPEGPNANMDPLAAAQDMRESFGRMAMNDEEIVALVAGGHTLGKGHGAHKPADCVGPEPGAAPIEEQGFGWKNSCGKGHSEDTVTSGLEGAWTQTPTAWSILYLDNLFRMDWEQHTSPAGAHQWRPVDKRMHEIVPDAHIASRRNPPVMFTTDIALKEDPGFRAVAERFWKNPEEFDAAFARAWFKLTHRDLGPRARYVGPEVPEETYIWQDPVPEGNTLSDRDVAKLKKAVLKSGLTVPQLVRTAWASASTYRESDMRGGANGARIALAPQKDWAVNNPQELAQVLSKLGAIQADHGKVSLADLIVIGGAAGIEQAAREAGHKIDVLVTTGRGDATQEMTDVVSFAVLEPKADAFRNYYTGEAYMPPTEMLIDKADLLGLTIPEMTALLGGMRVLGANADGATAGVLTDNPGTLNNAFFVNLLTMDNEWSKSGEATYIGRNRATGKAVYTATSVDLIFGSNSELRAVAETYASNDGEALFLSDFVAAWNKVMEADLY; this is encoded by the coding sequence TTGGACCTGAGTTCGCTGCGCGTTCACGACGTGAGATCCAATCCCTATGGGGCCGACTTCGATTACGTCGCTGAATTTTCCAAAGTCGACTATCAGGCGCTGAAGAATGACATCGAAACCACGCTGACCAACTCCCAGGACTGGTGGCCAGCGGATTGGGGCCATTATGGCGGCCTGATGATTCGCATGGCCTGGCACAGCGCGGGCACCTACCGTGTGCACGATGGGCGCGGCGGTGCCGATGGCGGCCAGCTACGTTTCGATCCCCTGAATAGCTGGCCGGACAACGGCAATCTGGACAAGGCTCGCCGCCTGCTGTGGCCGGTAAAGCAAAAGTATGGACGCTCGGTGTCCTGGGCAGACCTGATGATTCTCGCCGGTAATGTATCGCTGGAATCCATGGGCTTCCAAACCCTTGGATTTGCCGGTGGCAGGGCTGACGACTGGGAGGCGGACGAGGTCTACTGGGGTAAGGAAACCTCCATGCTGAGCAATGAAGAACGCTATGAAGGTGGCGAACTGGAGCGGCCTCTGGCGGCTGTACAAATGGGCCTGATTTACGTGAATCCAGAAGGGCCTAATGCCAATATGGATCCCCTCGCGGCCGCTCAGGACATGCGTGAGTCCTTTGGCCGCATGGCCATGAATGATGAGGAGATCGTCGCGTTGGTGGCCGGCGGTCACACCCTGGGTAAGGGTCACGGCGCCCACAAGCCCGCTGATTGCGTTGGTCCTGAGCCGGGCGCAGCGCCCATCGAGGAGCAAGGCTTTGGTTGGAAGAATAGCTGTGGCAAGGGCCACTCCGAAGACACGGTAACCAGTGGTCTGGAAGGCGCCTGGACCCAGACCCCTACAGCCTGGTCGATTCTCTATCTCGATAATCTGTTTCGGATGGATTGGGAACAGCACACCAGTCCCGCTGGCGCCCACCAATGGCGCCCTGTGGACAAGCGGATGCACGAAATCGTGCCCGACGCGCATATCGCGAGCAGACGGAATCCGCCGGTGATGTTTACCACTGACATTGCGCTCAAGGAGGACCCCGGTTTTCGCGCAGTCGCAGAGCGATTCTGGAAGAACCCCGAGGAGTTTGATGCCGCCTTCGCCCGGGCCTGGTTCAAATTGACCCACCGGGATCTGGGGCCTCGCGCGCGCTATGTGGGGCCGGAAGTACCCGAGGAGACCTACATCTGGCAGGACCCGGTGCCCGAGGGCAACACCCTCAGCGACCGCGACGTGGCCAAGCTCAAAAAGGCCGTCCTGAAATCGGGCCTGACGGTACCGCAACTGGTGCGTACCGCCTGGGCATCTGCCTCTACGTATCGTGAGTCGGATATGCGCGGCGGCGCAAACGGTGCACGGATTGCACTCGCGCCGCAAAAAGACTGGGCGGTGAACAATCCTCAAGAACTGGCGCAGGTGCTGTCCAAGCTAGGCGCCATCCAGGCAGACCACGGCAAGGTATCGCTGGCTGATCTGATTGTTATTGGTGGTGCTGCTGGCATCGAACAGGCCGCGCGGGAAGCCGGTCACAAGATCGATGTGCTGGTCACGACCGGGCGTGGCGACGCCACCCAGGAAATGACCGATGTTGTCTCCTTTGCGGTGTTGGAGCCCAAGGCAGACGCCTTCCGCAATTACTACACGGGTGAAGCGTATATGCCACCGACAGAAATGCTGATCGACAAGGCGGATCTGCTGGGCCTGACGATTCCGGAGATGACAGCACTGCTCGGCGGTATGCGTGTTCTGGGCGCTAACGCAGATGGCGCCACCGCCGGTGTCCTGACCGACAACCCAGGCACGCTGAACAACGCGTTTTTCGTCAACCTGCTGACCATGGACAACGAGTGGTCTAAGTCCGGTGAGGCGACGTATATTGGAAGGAATCGCGCTACCGGCAAGGCGGTTTACACCGCGACTTCGGTTGACCTGATCTTTGGGTCAAATTCGGAACTGCGCGCGGTGGCGGAAACCTACGCCTCAAATGATGGCGAGGCCCTATTCCTCAGCGACTTTGTGGCTGCCTGGAACAAGGTGATGGAAGCCGATCTTTATTGA
- a CDS encoding ABC transporter permease encodes MLKIKLPWNSLGLIAVLLALVLFFSLASEYFFTGVTFRTLVNQIPTLTVIAVGMTYVLLIAGIDLSVGSVMALCSAVMGIVIADMGMPLPVAIAAALASGLMAGLVNGLISARWAIPSFVVTLGMLEIARGGAYLVTNSETRYLGSSVEIIGSPLAGLGVSPALIFAVVVVVVAQFVLSKTVFGRYMIAIGTNEEAVRLTGINPVPWKILVFALCGLLAGLGGVFQLGYLQTADPNAGIGLELSAIAAVVIGGTSLTGGRGSVVNTFIGVLIIAVIQTGLAQMGVSEPSKRIITGAVIIAAVLFDQFRDPMSHRLRTILLRR; translated from the coding sequence ATGCTTAAGATAAAACTTCCGTGGAATTCTCTGGGCCTGATTGCGGTGCTCTTGGCACTGGTGCTATTTTTCAGCCTTGCCAGTGAATACTTTTTCACCGGTGTCACATTCCGCACGCTGGTTAACCAGATTCCCACACTGACCGTGATAGCAGTGGGAATGACCTACGTATTGCTGATCGCCGGCATCGACCTGTCTGTGGGCTCCGTCATGGCACTGTGCTCGGCGGTGATGGGCATAGTGATTGCCGATATGGGTATGCCCCTACCCGTGGCCATTGCGGCGGCTCTTGCCTCTGGCCTCATGGCGGGGCTGGTGAATGGTCTGATCAGCGCCCGCTGGGCGATACCCTCATTCGTTGTCACGCTGGGTATGCTGGAAATTGCGCGCGGCGGCGCCTACCTGGTGACCAATTCCGAAACCCGCTATCTCGGTTCTTCGGTAGAAATTATTGGCTCTCCACTGGCAGGTTTAGGTGTATCACCCGCGCTGATCTTCGCTGTTGTGGTGGTCGTTGTCGCTCAGTTCGTGCTTAGCAAGACCGTTTTCGGGCGCTATATGATCGCCATAGGCACTAACGAGGAGGCCGTGCGCCTCACCGGTATCAATCCCGTGCCCTGGAAAATATTGGTGTTCGCCCTGTGCGGTCTGCTCGCTGGCCTGGGCGGTGTGTTCCAGCTCGGCTATCTACAGACCGCAGATCCCAACGCGGGCATTGGCCTGGAGCTCTCAGCCATTGCCGCCGTTGTCATCGGTGGCACCAGTCTCACTGGCGGTCGAGGCTCGGTGGTCAATACATTTATTGGGGTGTTAATCATTGCCGTGATCCAGACGGGCCTGGCACAAATGGGCGTGTCGGAGCCTTCCAAACGTATCATTACCGGTGCTGTGATTATCGCGGCTGTCCTGTTTGATCAGTTCAGGGATCCCATGAGTCATCGCCTGAGAACAATTCTCTTGCGCAGGTAG
- a CDS encoding NAD(P)-dependent alcohol dehydrogenase, producing MRVLKHLILAIAGLLGIALIALALAVSHTDDCPAPAAPSSAAQTATVISYHCYGPPEVLTQSVIDRPAPGPEEVLVKVHYAGINPLDYHHMRGSPYLMRLGIGLGAPEVSRLGVDFAGIVEAVGETVSAFKPGDRVFGGKTGAFGSHLVINEGGAIAHVPANVPLEQAGVVGIAGVTALQALVDEGELEAGDSILINGASGGVGTFAVQIAAAIGAEVTGVSSARNHELVRELGAVHMIDYKSINYTDMPQRYDVILDMVGNHSPLANSSVLKPDGKLITVGGAKGNWIAPLLGPMNILISQPFMAQESIMLLAQMRKETLVDLARYMERGELTPSVGHRFQLGEIREAMALSESGRARGKIAVAIP from the coding sequence ATGCGTGTACTTAAGCATTTGATATTGGCGATTGCCGGGCTATTGGGTATCGCCCTGATTGCGCTGGCGTTGGCGGTCAGCCACACGGATGACTGCCCTGCACCTGCGGCACCCTCCTCAGCAGCACAAACCGCCACGGTCATCAGCTACCACTGCTACGGTCCGCCAGAAGTGCTCACCCAAAGCGTCATCGACAGGCCTGCGCCCGGCCCCGAGGAAGTCCTGGTGAAAGTGCACTACGCCGGCATTAATCCACTCGACTACCACCACATGCGTGGCTCTCCCTACTTAATGCGGCTCGGCATCGGGCTGGGCGCTCCGGAGGTCTCCCGATTGGGTGTCGATTTTGCAGGCATTGTCGAGGCAGTGGGCGAAACCGTGAGTGCCTTCAAACCCGGCGATCGCGTATTCGGCGGCAAAACCGGCGCCTTCGGCAGCCATCTGGTGATTAACGAAGGGGGTGCCATTGCCCACGTACCCGCAAACGTTCCGCTGGAGCAAGCGGGTGTTGTCGGCATTGCTGGTGTCACAGCACTGCAGGCGCTAGTGGACGAAGGCGAGCTTGAAGCCGGCGACAGCATTCTCATTAATGGCGCCTCAGGCGGCGTCGGCACGTTTGCCGTGCAGATCGCAGCGGCTATTGGCGCCGAGGTCACCGGGGTCAGCAGTGCCCGCAACCACGAGTTGGTGCGTGAACTTGGCGCCGTTCACATGATCGATTACAAAAGCATTAACTACACTGACATGCCCCAACGCTATGACGTCATTCTGGACATGGTAGGCAACCATTCACCGCTGGCAAATAGCAGCGTGCTCAAGCCCGACGGCAAGTTAATAACGGTCGGCGGTGCCAAGGGTAACTGGATTGCGCCACTGCTGGGCCCCATGAACATTCTGATCAGCCAACCCTTCATGGCACAGGAGTCGATTATGTTGCTGGCCCAGATGCGCAAGGAAACGTTGGTTGACCTGGCCCGCTATATGGAGCGGGGCGAATTGACACCAAGTGTGGGGCATCGCTTCCAACTTGGAGAGATACGCGAGGCTATGGCCCTGTCTGAATCGGGTCGAGCGAGAGGTAAGATCGCAGTTGCCATTCCCTAA